A single Rhodothermales bacterium DNA region contains:
- the tgt gene encoding tRNA guanosine(34) transglycosylase Tgt, whose protein sequence is MEFVLEKTDEHTNARAGRLTTDHGVIETPIFMPVGTVGTVKGVAPDRLRADVRAQIILGNTYHLYLRPGTELLREAGGLHRFMAWDRPILTDSGGFQIFSLAERRKLTEEGARFQSHIDGSYHQFTPENVMDMQRAIGADIIMAFDECPPGDAPESQVRTAHERTLRWAERCRRRLADTEPLYGYDQALFAIVQGGIFPEIRRESAARLIEMDFPGYAIGGLSVGEPAEHMYAMVEVVNEHLPAQKPRYLMGVGTPENLIENVARGVDMFDCVMPTRNGRNGMLFTTEGILNIRNLKWQRDFSPVDPGLDRYAAQTFTKAYLRHLFIAGELLGLQLASLQNLSFYLWLMQEARAAILDGRFLAWKQEMLPRVSRRL, encoded by the coding sequence ATGGAGTTCGTCCTCGAGAAGACCGACGAGCATACGAACGCTCGCGCCGGCCGGCTCACCACCGATCATGGCGTGATCGAGACCCCGATCTTCATGCCGGTAGGCACGGTCGGGACGGTCAAGGGCGTGGCGCCGGACCGCCTGCGGGCGGATGTCCGTGCGCAGATCATCCTCGGGAATACCTACCACCTCTACCTCCGCCCCGGCACCGAGCTGCTGCGTGAAGCCGGCGGCCTGCACCGCTTCATGGCCTGGGATCGGCCGATTCTGACGGATTCGGGCGGTTTCCAGATCTTCTCCCTGGCCGAGCGCCGCAAGCTCACCGAAGAGGGCGCGCGCTTTCAGAGCCACATCGACGGCTCCTACCACCAGTTCACGCCGGAGAACGTGATGGACATGCAGCGCGCCATCGGGGCGGACATCATCATGGCCTTCGACGAGTGCCCGCCCGGCGACGCGCCGGAGTCGCAGGTGCGCACCGCCCACGAGCGCACGCTTCGCTGGGCCGAGCGGTGCCGCCGGCGGCTGGCGGATACCGAGCCGCTGTACGGGTACGACCAGGCGCTCTTCGCGATCGTGCAGGGCGGCATCTTTCCCGAGATCCGGCGCGAGTCGGCCGCGCGGTTGATCGAGATGGACTTTCCCGGCTACGCCATCGGCGGGCTCTCGGTGGGCGAGCCGGCGGAACACATGTACGCCATGGTCGAGGTCGTGAACGAGCACCTGCCGGCGCAGAAGCCGCGCTACCTGATGGGTGTGGGCACGCCGGAAAACCTGATCGAGAACGTCGCCCGGGGGGTGGACATGTTCGATTGCGTGATGCCTACCCGCAACGGGCGCAACGGTATGCTGTTCACCACGGAAGGCATCCTCAACATCCGCAATCTGAAGTGGCAGCGGGATTTTTCGCCGGTCGATCCGGGGCTCGACCGGTATGCGGCGCAGACGTTCACGAAGGCGTATCTTCGTCATCTGTTTATCGCCGGCGAACTGCTCGGATTGCAGCTTGCATCCCTGCAGAATCTATCGTTTTATCTATGGCTCATGCAGGAAGCCCGCGCCGCGATTCTGGACGGCCGCTTTCTGGCGTGGAAGCAGGAGATGCTTCCGCGCGTCTCCCGACGACTCTGA
- a CDS encoding phosphoglycerate mutase family protein, translating into MSARIFFAALVLGGAFLAACQSTDAPDPVVIYLMRHAEKQVPPADTTADPSLDAAGMARAAALARTLGEAGVTRILSTNFKRTIETVEPLAQQLGLEVERYDPRALDAVAELLKTSTGRIVVVGHSNTTPQLVGLLGGESGPAYDEVTEYDRLYIVTIASGKTTTIQLRYGD; encoded by the coding sequence ATGTCCGCACGTATCTTTTTTGCCGCGCTGGTACTGGGCGGCGCGTTCCTCGCGGCGTGTCAGTCGACCGACGCGCCCGATCCGGTCGTGATCTATCTGATGCGGCATGCGGAGAAACAGGTGCCGCCGGCGGATACCACGGCGGATCCCTCGCTCGATGCGGCCGGCATGGCGCGGGCCGCGGCGCTGGCGCGCACCCTCGGCGAAGCCGGCGTCACGCGCATCCTGAGTACGAATTTCAAGCGGACGATAGAAACCGTCGAGCCGCTGGCGCAGCAGCTGGGGCTGGAGGTGGAACGCTACGATCCGCGCGCGCTCGACGCCGTGGCCGAGTTGCTGAAGACGTCGACGGGCCGCATCGTGGTGGTGGGGCACAGCAACACGACGCCGCAGCTCGTGGGGCTCCTCGGGGGCGAATCGGGGCCGGCGTACGACGAGGTGACCGAATACGACCGGCTCTACATCGTCACCATCGCCTCGGGAAAAACGACCACCATCCAGTTGCGCTACGGCGACTGA
- a CDS encoding putative metalloprotease CJM1_0395 family protein, translating to MIGSDFSALSEFGYFAVTPPASTGTSTSSPDDPSLSGTQPAAANGSLADTFLYRKRPEAVPETAQSDNAAQEDAQGSQAGVDQALTEEELKQIEELKKRDAEVRRHEEAHMRTGGRYAGTPKYDYQTGPDGKRYAIGGSVDIDTSEVPGDPEATIEKARIIKRAALAPEEPSTQDRKVAREADQMAARAQREQSEAKADTPDDEPGEAAETATSTAAKTDPHAHVAATTSEETTAVEQEVLKVDPQTELDLEVASAQQSLMRYKTSQLRHFYMPINARLNMDNQRIALLPIFDQYA from the coding sequence ATGATAGGCTCAGACTTCTCGGCATTGTCCGAATTCGGCTATTTTGCCGTCACGCCGCCGGCGTCGACGGGTACCTCCACGTCCAGTCCCGACGACCCATCCCTTTCCGGGACGCAACCTGCCGCGGCGAACGGATCGCTGGCCGACACCTTTCTCTACCGGAAAAGGCCCGAGGCCGTCCCGGAAACGGCGCAGTCGGACAACGCGGCGCAGGAGGACGCGCAGGGTAGCCAGGCCGGCGTCGATCAGGCGCTGACCGAAGAGGAGCTGAAGCAGATCGAAGAACTCAAGAAGCGCGACGCGGAGGTACGCCGGCACGAAGAAGCCCACATGCGCACGGGCGGCCGCTACGCCGGCACGCCGAAGTACGACTACCAGACGGGGCCCGACGGGAAACGCTATGCGATCGGCGGGAGCGTCGACATCGATACCAGCGAAGTGCCCGGCGACCCCGAGGCCACCATCGAAAAAGCCCGCATCATCAAACGCGCCGCGCTGGCTCCCGAGGAGCCGTCGACCCAGGATCGGAAGGTAGCGCGCGAGGCGGATCAGATGGCGGCTCGCGCCCAGCGCGAGCAGTCCGAGGCCAAGGCGGACACGCCGGATGACGAGCCGGGCGAGGCGGCGGAAACAGCGACGTCGACGGCGGCGAAAACCGATCCGCATGCCCACGTCGCGGCGACGACTTCTGAGGAAACGACGGCCGTGGAGCAGGAGGTCTTGAAGGTCGATCCCCAGACGGAACTGGACCTGGAGGTGGCCTCCGCCCAGCAGTCGCTGATGCGCTACAAGACCTCTCAGTTGCGGCATTTCTACATGCCCATCAACGCGCGGCTGAACATGGATAACCAGCGCATCGCGCTGCTCCCCATCTTCGATCAGTATGCGTAA
- a CDS encoding DUF493 family protein yields the protein MNQKPLQNQEWWDRFQALLDEKEEWPGEYLFKFIVPSAGVDDVRALFGEGHPVELRASRKGNYVSVTTRLSVSSSDEVIDVYTRAARIENIILL from the coding sequence ATGAACCAAAAACCGCTGCAAAACCAGGAATGGTGGGATCGATTTCAAGCGCTTCTGGACGAGAAGGAGGAGTGGCCGGGCGAATATCTGTTCAAGTTCATCGTGCCCAGTGCCGGCGTGGATGACGTGCGCGCGTTGTTCGGCGAAGGGCACCCGGTCGAGCTGCGCGCTTCGCGAAAAGGCAACTACGTCAGCGTCACCACCCGGCTCAGCGTGTCCTCCAGCGACGAAGTGATCGATGTGTACACCCGTGCGGCGCGGATCGAAAACATCATTCTGCTGTAG
- a CDS encoding AAA family ATPase, with protein sequence MPETHELVTLVQSRTPIIVVESIEEQRVLDLLKRSAAQLGRGLFRWTITQGLCRVGERSSRQDAVQEPGEVLQHIWAMQISGIYLLVDFHPFLDDPKHIRQIKEVALQAESRRQTIVFMSHAIKIPEELRHFVAHFELKLPSESALMQTVAKVAGQWAEERKDQKLHIDREALRLLVQNLRGLTLTEAERLARTAIYDDGAITLDDLTDVARAKHDLLNGEGILSFEHNTARFSEVGGLGRFKQWLAHRRVAFFGDPKATALDPPKGILLLGVQGGGKSLAAKAVAGTWGIPLLRLDFGALYNKYHGETERRTREALRMAEVMAPCVLWLDEIEKGISTGDSDAGTSKRLLGTLLTWMAERSAPVFIVATANDIQSLPPELMRKGRLDEIFFVDLPDPETRGEIFAIHMAKRGLVVESFDLPALATASDGFSGAEIEQAIVAGLYSAQGGSGRLDQQILVDELHTTRPLSVVMSEHIGAMRAWANERTVPAH encoded by the coding sequence ATGCCCGAAACGCACGAACTCGTCACGCTCGTCCAGTCGCGGACCCCCATCATCGTCGTCGAATCCATCGAGGAGCAGCGCGTCCTGGATCTGCTGAAGCGGTCGGCCGCGCAGCTCGGGCGCGGACTGTTTCGGTGGACGATCACGCAGGGATTGTGCCGGGTCGGGGAACGCTCGTCGCGCCAGGACGCGGTGCAGGAGCCCGGCGAGGTGCTCCAGCATATCTGGGCGATGCAGATCTCCGGGATCTATCTGCTCGTCGACTTTCATCCTTTCCTCGACGATCCCAAACATATCCGCCAGATCAAGGAAGTGGCGCTGCAGGCGGAATCCCGCCGGCAGACGATCGTCTTCATGAGCCACGCCATCAAGATTCCGGAGGAGTTGCGGCATTTTGTGGCCCACTTCGAGCTGAAGCTGCCGAGCGAGTCCGCCCTGATGCAGACCGTGGCGAAGGTCGCCGGCCAGTGGGCCGAGGAGCGCAAGGACCAGAAGCTGCATATTGACCGGGAGGCGCTCCGGCTCCTCGTTCAGAACCTGCGCGGCCTCACGTTGACCGAGGCGGAGCGTCTGGCGCGGACGGCCATCTACGACGACGGCGCGATCACGCTGGACGACCTGACGGACGTGGCGCGCGCCAAGCATGACCTGCTCAACGGCGAGGGCATCCTCTCGTTCGAGCACAACACGGCGCGGTTCTCGGAGGTGGGCGGGCTCGGGCGCTTCAAGCAGTGGCTCGCGCACCGCCGCGTCGCGTTTTTCGGCGACCCCAAAGCCACGGCCCTGGATCCGCCGAAAGGCATCCTGCTGCTCGGTGTGCAGGGGGGCGGAAAGAGCCTCGCGGCGAAGGCCGTCGCCGGCACGTGGGGCATCCCGCTGCTCCGCCTGGATTTTGGCGCGCTGTACAACAAGTACCACGGCGAAACCGAGCGCCGCACGCGCGAGGCGCTCCGCATGGCCGAGGTCATGGCGCCCTGCGTGCTCTGGCTCGATGAGATCGAAAAAGGCATCTCCACGGGCGACAGCGACGCCGGCACCTCGAAACGCCTGCTCGGCACCCTGCTCACCTGGATGGCCGAGCGCAGCGCGCCCGTGTTCATCGTGGCCACGGCGAACGACATCCAGTCGCTCCCGCCCGAACTGATGCGCAAGGGGCGGCTGGACGAGATCTTTTTCGTCGACCTCCCGGACCCGGAGACGCGCGGCGAAATCTTCGCCATCCACATGGCCAAACGCGGGCTCGTCGTGGAATCCTTCGATCTGCCGGCCCTGGCGACAGCCAGCGATGGCTTCTCGGGCGCCGAGATCGAGCAGGCGATCGTGGCCGGGCTCTATTCCGCGCAGGGCGGCTCCGGCCGGCTGGATCAACAGATCCTGGTAGACGAACTGCACACGACGCGCCCCCTATCCGTCGTCATGAGCGAGCACATCGGCGCGATGCGCGCCTGGGCGAACGAACGGACCGTGCCGGCGCATTAA
- a CDS encoding amidohydrolase family protein gives MITPPCLTRLLRNPAMLLLLVVAAPVFAQPVVLRPARVFDGDTMHEGWAVRVEEGRITAAGPARNVPTTGAQEVDLAGLTLLPGLIEGHSHVLLHPYDETSWNDQVLVESEAERVARATVHLKNTLMSGFTTIRDLGTEGAGYADVGLKTAIEKGVIPGPRMLVATRAIVATGSYGPKGFADQVEVPLGAEAADGPDLVRVVRHQIGKGADVIKVYADYRWGLGGEAMPTFSVEELTTIVETARSSGRAVVAHAGTAEGMRRAVLAGVETIEHGDGGTPEVFALMAERGVALCPTLAAVEAISRYGGWNGQSPMPERIVTKHAMMRLAMDAGVTLCAGSDVGVFDHGDSAWELELMGAYGMAPLDVLRAATSVNARLFHIDDRVGSIQPGRLADLIAVDGDPSKDLSALRRVKLVMLEGRRVR, from the coding sequence ATGATTACACCTCCTTGCCTTACGCGCCTCCTGCGTAATCCGGCCATGCTGCTGCTGCTCGTGGTCGCCGCCCCGGTCTTCGCCCAGCCGGTGGTCCTCCGTCCGGCGCGCGTGTTCGACGGCGACACGATGCATGAGGGATGGGCCGTTCGGGTGGAGGAGGGGCGCATCACGGCCGCCGGTCCCGCGCGCAACGTGCCGACTACCGGGGCGCAAGAGGTCGATCTCGCCGGCCTCACGCTGTTGCCGGGGCTCATCGAGGGGCACTCGCACGTGCTCCTGCATCCGTACGACGAGACCTCGTGGAACGACCAGGTGCTCGTCGAATCGGAGGCGGAGCGAGTGGCGCGGGCGACGGTGCATCTGAAAAACACGCTCATGTCCGGCTTTACGACGATACGCGACCTCGGCACGGAGGGGGCCGGCTACGCCGATGTCGGCCTCAAGACAGCCATCGAGAAGGGCGTCATTCCAGGGCCCCGGATGCTGGTGGCGACGCGGGCGATCGTGGCGACCGGCAGCTACGGGCCGAAGGGCTTCGCCGATCAGGTCGAGGTGCCCCTCGGCGCCGAGGCGGCCGACGGGCCCGACCTCGTGCGCGTGGTGCGCCATCAGATCGGGAAGGGCGCGGATGTGATCAAGGTTTACGCCGACTACCGGTGGGGCCTCGGCGGCGAGGCTATGCCGACGTTTTCGGTGGAAGAGCTGACGACGATCGTCGAGACGGCCCGGAGCAGCGGCCGCGCCGTCGTCGCGCACGCCGGCACGGCGGAGGGGATGCGGCGCGCCGTCCTGGCCGGCGTCGAGACGATCGAACATGGCGACGGCGGGACGCCGGAGGTCTTCGCGCTGATGGCCGAGCGCGGCGTTGCGTTGTGCCCGACCCTCGCGGCCGTCGAAGCCATTTCACGCTACGGGGGATGGAACGGCCAGTCCCCCATGCCCGAACGGATCGTCACGAAACACGCCATGATGCGGCTCGCGATGGACGCCGGCGTCACCCTGTGCGCCGGCAGCGACGTGGGCGTCTTCGATCATGGCGATAGCGCCTGGGAGCTGGAACTGATGGGCGCGTACGGCATGGCGCCGCTCGACGTGCTGCGCGCGGCTACCTCGGTCAACGCGCGCCTCTTTCATATCGACGACCGGGTAGGCTCCATTCAGCCCGGACGCCTGGCCGACCTCATCGCCGTGGACGGCGACCCGTCGAAGGACCTGTCCGCACTGCGCCGGGTGAAGCTGGTCATGCTCGAGGGCCGCCGTGTGCGGTAG